The following coding sequences lie in one Aphis gossypii isolate Hap1 unplaced genomic scaffold, ASM2018417v2 Contig00485, whole genome shotgun sequence genomic window:
- the LOC126554405 gene encoding uncharacterized protein LOC126554405: protein MSQLKDPRSDLSITINTATDIYTLKKPFLIQYCENKNLKSTGTTAELRARLSRYLRGAITLEDVDDSLDVEKHAELSDSSPDKIDNNKSSPATYSTSLALYDNLNNSLNSFSNRVGKILENSNTPGNNSQDQSTQLHHLKCSRGGGVLIGIRKDYPACNVKVPQLNVEHVFVRFTIGSCSFIVGGVYIPPLPPPLIYESHVSSIECLINTYPNDKFIICGDYNIPETKWDNDDYGIVYSYSSPARAPCIPESFTTNGFFQKNNIYNSTNSILDLVFCNDKDLIVEKSLDPLVPMDKYHPALNILLPFSLPVPSCKQSRRFYNFRKGDYGNIRSFVSTFNWSSTLSQYDLDSAAHINYKSSLSINDYREFSLLRAKLKYETKICYRNFILRTETALRTKPNDFWKFVRNNRAKICIPKEVSYNEFTSSNEQETANLFSDYFSSVYSTKRVDFDAKKIDISTYDLPNNATFSVEDVSHSLSSLENVWSIGPDGLSGHFLYELRTIIAYPLWLLFRRSLDEGVFPSMFKFSSVTPIPKSGSPSVVSNYRPISIQSHISKMFEHIVLNAIQPTVNSILAEEQHGFRPRRSTTTCNLVFNNYVFDSFQQRTQVDVIYIDFQKAFDSVNHNVLIHILKESGFGEPLLSWLRSFVSNRYQWVKVFDVKSNLFLASSGVPQGSHLSPILFSLFINNLHRVLHHCQFLCFADDIKLYLRVTTPDDCTKLQSDLDRFSNWINTLGLALNLDKCKIMPFTRSRSPIMSPYFINNIAITRTMDYVMDLGFKLSCNLDPTAHIEYVCCTALKTLGLVIRLIKDFRLESSLKTLFCALVRPILEYGTVIWDPHTADNARQIERVQRRFLRYASHILKIPCAPHNYTPVAIHLGLASLAERRRVAGLKFLEGLLNNNIDSPVLLSQISIKVPSRPSRSKALFYVPHATTNYMANEPLRRLMSSANAEPSFDELLNF, encoded by the exons ATGAGTCAACTTAAAGACCCTAGATCGGATCTTTCTATTACGATAAATACGGCAACAGATATCTATACTCTCAAAAAACCATTTCTTATTCAATATtgcgaaaataaaaatctaaaatctacTGGAACTACTGCCGAATTAAGAGCTAGACTAAGTAGATATTTAAGAGGAGCTATAACTTTGGAAGACGTGGATGATTCTTTAGACGTTGAAAAAC aCGCTGAGCTATCCGATTCAAGTCCCGATAAAATAGACAACAATAAAAGCTCACCAGCTACTTACTCAACATCATTAGCTCTATACGACAACTTaaacaatagtttaaattctttttcaaATAGAGTTGGAAAAATCTTAGAAAATTCAAACACACCTGGTAATAACTCTCAAGATCAAAGCACCCAATTGCATCatct CAAATGTAGTCGTGGTGGTGGTGTTCTCATTGGCATTCGTAAAGATTACCCTGCGTGTAATGTTAAAGTTCCTCAATTAAATGTTGAACATGTTTTTGTCCGTTTTACTATTGGTTCGTGTAGTTTCATAGTTGGTGGTGTCTATATTCCGCCTCTCCCTCCTCCTTTAATTTATGAATCTCACGTCTCTTCCATTGAATGTTTGATTAATACTTATCCTaatgacaaatttattatttgtgggGATTATAATATTCCTGAAACTAAGTGGGACAATGATGATTATGGTATTGTATACTCATATTCTTCACCTGCCCGTGCCCCATGTATTCCCGAATCTTTTACAACAAATGGattctttcaaaaaaataatatttataactcaacCAATTCGATTCTAGACCTAGTTTTTTGCAATGATAAAGATTTAATCGTTGAAAAGTCGCTTGACCCGCTAGTTCCTATGGATAAATATCACCcagctttaaatattttacttccaTTTAGTCTCCCGGTACCAAGCTGTAAACAGAGCCGCAGGTTCTACAATTTCCGCAAAGGCGATTATGGGAATATCCGTTCCTTTGTGTCTACATTTAACTGGTCTTCAACACTTTCTCAATACGACCTTGACTCAGca gcTCATATTAACTATAAGTCTTCTTTAAGCATTAATGATTATAGAGAATTCTCTCTCCTCAGGGCTAAACTtaaatatgaaacaaaaatatgttaccGAAACTTTATACTCCGTACTGAAACAGCCCTTAGGACTAAGCCTAATGATTTCTGGAAATTTGTTAGGAACAACCGTGCTAAGATTTGTATTCCCAAGGAAGTGTCATACAACGAATTCACTTCTAGTAATGAACAAGAGACCGCCAATCTCTTTTCTGACTACTTTTCCTCAGTTTACTCTACTAAACGAGTAGATTTTGATGccaaaaaaatagatatttctaCATATGATCTACCCAATAATGCTACGTTTAGCGTAGAAGATGTATCGCATAGCCTATCTTCGTTGGAAAATGTGTGGTCAATTGGCCCAGATGGCCTCTCAGGTCactttttatatgaattaagaACTATTATTGCTTATCCGCTATGGCTTCTGTTTAGAAGGTCGCTTGATGAAGGCGTTTTTCCTTCCATGTTCAAATTCAGTTCTGTAACCCCTATTCCTAAATCTGGTAGCCCCTCCGTTGTTTCCAATTATCGACCTATTTCCATCCAATcgcatatttcaaaaatgtttgaacaCATAGTCTTAAACGCCATTCAACCAACCGTTAATTCTATCCTAGCCGAGGAACAGCATGGCTTTCGCCCAAGACGGTCTACTACCACATGCAATCTTGTTTTCAATAACTATGTCTTCGACTCTTTTCAACAACGAACTCAAGTAGATGTAATCTacattgattttcaaaaagctTTCGATTCGGTCAACCATAATGTACTTATTCATATTCTCAAAGAATCAGGTTTTGGCGAACCTCTTCTGTCTTGGCTAAGATCCTTTGTTAGTAACAGGTATCAATGGGTTAAAGTCTTTGATGTTAAGTCTAATCTGTTCTTGGCTTCATCGGGTGTCCCTCAAGGGAGTCATCTGTCGccaatattgttttcattatttataaacaacctCCATCGTGTGCTACATCACTGTCAATTTCTGTGTTTTGCTGATGACATCAAATTATATCTGCGTGTAACCACGCCAGATGATTGTACAAAACTTCAATCCGACCTAGATCGATTCTCAAATTGGATCAACACTTTAGGTTTAGCACTTAATCTCGATAAATGCAAAATTATGCCCTTCACTAGATCACGTTCTCCTATAATGTCCCCATACTTCATcaataatatagctattacTCGTACTATGGACTATGTCATGGATCTTGGTTTCAAGCTAAGCTGCAATCTTGACCCAACTGCTCACATCGAGTACGTGTGTTGTACAGCTTTAAAAACCCTTGGTCTAGTCATCCGATTAATAAAGGATTTTCGGCTTGAATCGTCATTAAAAACACTTTTCTGTGCGCTTGTGCGCCCCATTTTAGAATATGGGACCGTAATATGGGACCCTCATACTGCAGACAATGCAAGGCAAATTGAGCGTGTTCAGCGCCGGTTCCTACGCTATGCTAGTCATATCCTTAAGATACCTTGTGCACCTCATAACTATACACCGGTTGCTATTCATCTAGGTTTGGCATCCTTAGCCGAACGTCGCCGTGTCGCAGGTCTTAAATTCCTAGAGggtcttttaaataataatatagattctcCAGTCCTTCTCTCGCAAATCTCCATTAAAGTTCCATCCCGTCCATCCCGCTCAAAGGCCCTCTTCTATGTCCCGCACGCCACCACTAACTATATGGCTAATGAGCCTTTAAGACGCCTAATGTCGTCTGCCAATGCAGAACCTTCCTTCGACGAAttgctaaatttttaa